One genomic segment of Scophthalmus maximus strain ysfricsl-2021 chromosome 3, ASM2237912v1, whole genome shotgun sequence includes these proteins:
- the LOC118316949 gene encoding succinate dehydrogenase [ubiquinone] iron-sulfur subunit, mitochondrial, whose product MSLVCAVLSRNVLAARNSGLMAVTRYVQTAAAPATEPRIKKFQIYRWDPDTSGDKPRMQTYEIDLNTCGPMVLDALIKIKNEIDPTLTFRRSCREGICGSCAMNINGGNTLACLNKIDTNTSKSTKIYPLPHMYVVKDLVPDMSNFYAQYKSIEPYLKKKDGAQEGKEQYFQSVEDRQKLDGLYECILCACCSTSCPSYWWNGDKYLGPAVLMQAYRWMIDSRDEFTEERLSKLQDPFSLYRCHTIMNCTKTCPKGLNPGKAIAEIKKMMATYKEKKAAAS is encoded by the exons ATGTCGCTCGTCTGTGCTGTTCTGAGTCGAAATGTTTTGGCCGCTAGAAATTCTGGCTTGATGGCG GTGACGCGGTACGTTCAGACTGCAGCTGCTCCGGCCACCGAACCGAGAATCAAGAAGTTCCAGATTTACCGCTGGGACCCCGACACCTCTGGAGACAAGCCACGAATGCAGACATATGAAATTGATCTAAACAC CTGTGGTCCAATGGTTCTGGATGCCTTAATTAAGATCAAGAATGAGATTGACCCCACGCTCACATTTAGACGCTCCTGCCGTGAAG GTATTTGCGGCTCCTGTGCCATGAACATCAATGGAGGCAACACGCTGGCGTGTCTTAACAAAATTGATACAAACACGAGCAAATCCACCAAAATTTACCCACTCCCACACATGTATGTGGTCAAAGATCTGGTGCCT GATATGAGCAACTTCTATGCACAGTACAAATCCATCGAGCCCTACCTGAAGAAGAAGGATGGAGCACAAGAAGGGAAGGAGCAGTATTTCCAGTCAGTGGAGGACAGGCAAAAACTG GACGGCCTCTACGAGTGCATCCTCTGTGCTTGCTGCAGCACCAGCTGTCCAAGCTACTGGTGGAATGGAGACAAATACCTGGGACCTGCTGTCCTCATGCAG GCATATCGGTGGATGATTGACTCCCGTGATGAATTCACAGAGGAACGTCTGTCTAAACTTCAGGACCCCTTCTCTCTCTACCGCTGCCACACCATCATGAACTGCACTAAGACTTGCCCCAAG GGACTCAACCCAGGAAAGGCAATTGCAGAGATCAAGAAAATGATGGCGACTTacaaagagaagaaagcagCAGCCTCATGA